Proteins encoded within one genomic window of Bermanella sp. WJH001:
- a CDS encoding acyl-CoA dehydrogenase → MANLMNPKDMDFLLYNVFNAQALTQAPIYQDHDKTTFDEVLKTSARIAEEYFLPHNAKADANEPQFDGEKVTTIPEVKTAWQHFAQSGLLSARHKYEDGGMQLPALIHAACNAYFMSANPSTAGYPFLTSAAANVIHAFGNEEQKNTFLPHMFSGRFSGTMALTEPDVGSSLGDLTTKAIAQKDGSFRIKGQKMYISGGDQDITQNIVHLVLARIEGAPQGVKGISLFIVPKFLTHTDGTLGERNDVNLAGLLHKMGYRGTTSTVLNFGEKDNCHGYLIGEAGKGLMYMFKMMNEARIGVGTGAAMIGYRGFLESLDYAKNRPQGRAPDEKDPQSKPLNIIDHADVKRMLLAQKSYVEGSLALCLLAAKLVDEHEALDNADSGLLLDLLTPIVKSFPSFYGPKANDLAIQVLAGAGYTREYPVEQCYRDNRLNPIHEGTHGIQSLDLLGRKLWQANGKGQQLLMAKVQSTLNSAANKPQLEKLVSVFKQHLNTFVQTTMTLGQTLQKGEVKKGLANSALYLDMMGKLVISWLWLEMADKAIETFAESSEQSDQSFMAGKIQAAQYFILWELPEIEHMAKLLSGFDPTCLEMQEAWF, encoded by the coding sequence ATGGCCAACTTAATGAATCCCAAAGATATGGATTTTCTGCTTTATAACGTGTTTAACGCGCAAGCGCTGACCCAAGCCCCTATTTATCAAGACCATGATAAAACCACCTTTGATGAAGTACTAAAAACATCAGCCCGCATAGCAGAAGAATATTTTTTACCCCACAACGCTAAAGCCGATGCCAATGAGCCACAGTTTGATGGCGAAAAGGTAACAACCATTCCTGAAGTAAAAACAGCTTGGCAACACTTTGCACAATCCGGTTTATTGTCTGCACGTCATAAATATGAAGATGGGGGGATGCAACTGCCAGCATTGATTCATGCGGCGTGTAATGCGTATTTTATGTCGGCAAATCCATCTACAGCCGGCTACCCATTTTTAACCAGCGCCGCAGCAAATGTGATTCATGCTTTTGGTAATGAAGAGCAAAAAAACACCTTTTTGCCACATATGTTCAGTGGCCGTTTTTCAGGCACCATGGCGTTAACTGAGCCAGATGTGGGTTCATCATTAGGCGATTTAACCACTAAGGCTATTGCACAAAAAGATGGCAGCTTTCGCATTAAAGGCCAAAAGATGTATATCTCTGGTGGTGATCAAGATATTACACAGAACATTGTGCATCTTGTATTGGCTCGAATTGAAGGTGCGCCTCAAGGTGTTAAAGGCATCTCACTTTTTATCGTGCCTAAATTTTTAACACATACCGACGGCACATTGGGCGAACGCAACGATGTGAACCTAGCGGGTTTACTGCATAAAATGGGTTACCGTGGCACAACCTCAACGGTGTTGAATTTTGGTGAAAAAGATAACTGTCATGGTTATTTAATTGGTGAAGCTGGTAAGGGCTTGATGTACATGTTCAAAATGATGAACGAAGCCCGAATTGGTGTAGGAACCGGCGCGGCTATGATTGGCTATCGTGGGTTTTTAGAGTCGTTAGATTACGCAAAAAATCGCCCGCAAGGTCGCGCTCCAGATGAAAAAGATCCGCAAAGTAAACCTTTAAATATCATTGATCACGCTGATGTAAAACGCATGCTGTTGGCACAAAAAAGTTACGTTGAAGGCTCATTGGCATTGTGTTTGTTAGCAGCAAAATTAGTGGATGAGCATGAAGCATTGGATAATGCAGATAGTGGATTGTTATTGGATTTACTTACGCCGATTGTAAAATCGTTCCCATCATTTTATGGGCCTAAAGCCAATGATCTGGCTATTCAGGTGTTAGCAGGTGCTGGATACACCCGTGAATATCCGGTTGAACAATGTTATCGAGATAATCGTTTGAACCCAATACATGAGGGGACTCATGGTATTCAGTCGCTGGATTTATTAGGGCGCAAACTTTGGCAAGCCAATGGCAAAGGGCAGCAATTGTTAATGGCTAAAGTACAAAGTACGTTAAATAGTGCCGCCAATAAGCCACAGCTTGAGAAATTAGTTTCTGTGTTTAAACAACACTTAAATACGTTTGTACAAACCACAATGACATTAGGGCAAACCCTTCAAAAAGGGGAAGTGAAAAAGGGGTTGGCTAACTCGGCATTGTACTTAGATATGATGGGCAAGTTAGTGATTTCGTGGTTGTGGTTAGAGATGGCAGATAAAGCCATTGAAACGTTTGCTGAATCTAGCGAGCAAAGTGATCAGAGTTTTATGGCTGGTAAAATTCAAGCGGCTCAATACTTTATTTTATGGGAATTACCTGAAATAGAACACATGGCGAAACTGCTTAGTGGGTTTGATCCTACCTGTCTTGAAATGCAAGAAGCTTGGTTTTAA
- a CDS encoding helix-turn-helix domain-containing protein, with protein MKNIYILGFDQALASAITGVLDLFALAGVTWNRIQSTQPTPIFNVQIASANGEPIRCINGINLGAHVSFDEIKQADALIIPTIGGPIEHVLANNPALIELIQTANTKRWILAGNCTGNFLLAHAGILNGKQATTHWGFKDQFKKQYPKVNLTAEFMLTRDEHIYCAGGGLAWFDLGLHMIERFVGFEIAIQTAKAFVIDYRRDSQLSYSLMGLAKPHKDTLIKDVQNWLNLNYAKNISIDELAERFSVSKRTLIRRFNQSLDMPPNAYIQGLRIEGAQKLLEESEMQIETIMNKVGYEDASSFRRLFKSKTGVTPSEYRSRFSRR; from the coding sequence ATGAAAAATATTTACATTTTAGGCTTCGACCAAGCTCTCGCCTCCGCTATAACGGGGGTTTTAGACCTATTTGCTTTGGCTGGTGTCACATGGAACCGCATACAAAGCACCCAGCCGACCCCAATCTTTAATGTGCAGATTGCAAGTGCCAATGGTGAACCCATTCGTTGTATCAACGGTATTAACCTTGGTGCCCATGTAAGTTTTGATGAAATCAAACAAGCTGACGCCTTAATTATTCCCACTATTGGCGGCCCAATTGAGCATGTTTTAGCTAATAACCCAGCATTGATTGAGCTTATCCAAACAGCCAATACAAAACGCTGGATTTTAGCGGGCAACTGCACCGGCAATTTTTTATTAGCCCATGCAGGCATATTAAATGGCAAACAAGCCACCACGCACTGGGGCTTTAAAGATCAATTTAAAAAGCAATACCCTAAGGTCAATCTCACCGCCGAGTTTATGCTAACCCGTGATGAGCATATCTATTGCGCAGGCGGTGGCCTTGCTTGGTTTGATTTAGGCCTTCATATGATCGAGCGTTTTGTGGGATTTGAAATTGCTATACAAACCGCAAAGGCGTTTGTAATTGATTACCGTCGAGACAGCCAGTTATCCTATTCACTAATGGGATTAGCCAAACCCCATAAAGACACCTTAATTAAAGACGTTCAAAATTGGTTAAATCTTAATTATGCCAAAAACATTTCAATTGATGAGCTGGCTGAACGTTTTAGCGTTTCAAAGCGCACTTTAATCCGGCGCTTTAATCAATCATTAGACATGCCACCCAATGCTTATATCCAGGGATTAAGAATAGAAGGGGCACAAAAATTACTAGAAGAAAGTGAGATGCAAATTGAAACCATCATGAATAAAGTTGGCTACGAAGATGCCAGTTCATTCAGACGGTTATTTAAGAGTAAAACAGGGGTAACACCTAGCGAATATCGTTCACGTTTTAGTCGCAGATAA